In the Palaeococcus pacificus DY20341 genome, one interval contains:
- a CDS encoding ribbon-helix-helix domain-containing protein — protein MPRKMKIISVQLPQSLINAIDTLVRRGVYPNRSEAIRTAIRDLVKKELYQTEIEEERPEYVVE, from the coding sequence ATGCCACGAAAGATGAAGATAATCAGTGTCCAACTGCCGCAGAGCCTCATAAATGCCATTGATACCCTTGTGAGGAGGGGTGTTTATCCTAATAGAAGCGAGGCGATAAGAACTGCAATTAGGGATCTGGTCAAAAAAGAGCTCTATCAAACAGAGATCGAAGAAGAGAGACCTGAATATGTTGTAGAGTAA
- the ftsZ gene encoding cell division protein FtsZ yields the protein MVFKLLEQAGLNIFDDEENGKSNPRSPVNIKVIGVGGSGNNTITRLYDIGVNGAELIAMNTDSQQLQRTKAEKKILLGPNITYGKGAGGSPMVAYRAAEASAQEIADVVKDADLVFITAGMGGGTGTGAAPVVARVTKEVAKNSGKLQEPLVVGVVTFPFKMEGQIKLEKARAGVRELMKYADTVIVVDNNKLLDLVPNLPITQAFRVADEVIARMVKGLSETINQDSMVNIDYADVYTVMKKGGTALIGIGESNSKNRAVDAVLDALNNKMLDVEYDGGKAALVHFTMGPDVKLDEINKAMEEVNKRLGSRSEIIWGARIDDELEGYVRVMVIMTGVRSPYIYGSAEALQEENSIIPEPTPNLEYSSRDAYIDRDIEFNRDFYSEDQRPLYPRRRQFRLDNIPEL from the coding sequence ATGGTATTTAAGCTTTTAGAACAGGCTGGACTTAATATATTTGATGATGAAGAGAATGGCAAGAGTAATCCACGAAGTCCTGTTAATATTAAAGTAATTGGAGTTGGAGGGAGTGGAAACAACACCATAACTAGGCTTTATGACATAGGTGTTAACGGTGCCGAGCTCATAGCTATGAATACTGATTCTCAGCAGCTTCAAAGGACGAAAGCTGAAAAGAAGATACTTCTCGGACCGAACATCACATATGGAAAAGGTGCTGGTGGAAGCCCGATGGTGGCTTATAGGGCTGCTGAGGCGAGTGCTCAGGAGATAGCTGATGTTGTTAAGGATGCGGATTTGGTTTTTATAACTGCAGGCATGGGTGGAGGAACTGGAACCGGAGCCGCTCCGGTGGTGGCGAGAGTTACTAAGGAAGTTGCCAAGAACAGTGGAAAGCTTCAAGAACCTCTCGTTGTGGGTGTAGTAACCTTCCCATTCAAAATGGAGGGACAAATTAAGCTTGAGAAGGCGAGAGCTGGTGTTAGAGAATTAATGAAGTACGCTGACACTGTCATCGTTGTCGACAACAACAAGCTTTTGGACTTAGTTCCAAACTTGCCAATTACTCAGGCCTTTAGAGTTGCAGATGAAGTTATAGCAAGAATGGTTAAAGGATTGAGTGAAACCATAAACCAAGATTCAATGGTAAACATTGACTATGCAGACGTCTATACGGTTATGAAGAAAGGAGGAACAGCCCTTATTGGCATTGGAGAGTCTAACTCCAAGAATAGAGCCGTTGATGCAGTTTTGGATGCTCTAAACAACAAAATGCTTGATGTTGAGTACGACGGTGGAAAAGCCGCTTTGGTTCACTTCACGATGGGTCCCGACGTCAAGCTCGATGAGATAAACAAAGCTATGGAAGAGGTCAACAAGAGGCTCGGCTCAAGGAGCGAAATAATTTGGGGAGCAAGAATAGATGATGAGCTTGAGGGCTACGTTAGGGTTATGGTCATAATGACTGGCGTTAGATCTCCTTACATCTATGGAAGTGCCGAGGCTCTTCAAGAAGAGAACAGCATAATCCCAGAGCCAACTCCCAACTTGGAGTACTCTTCAAGAGATGCATATATAGACAGGGATATTGAATTCAACAGGGACTTCTACAGCGAGGATCAAAGGCCTCTGTATCCGAGGAGGCGTCAGTTTAGATTAGATAACATACCAGAGCTTTGA
- a CDS encoding ParA family protein: MAVVVSIANQKGGVGKTTLTLNLGHALANRGKRVLLIDVDPQFNLTFGLVSLDVLKYENSNVGTLLTKESEVTETIIEVKENLHLIPSHLNLSQKEIEIINSYNRERRLEKALKPILPDYDYVLIDNPPSMGIFLVNSLTTSDYVLIPLELSYFGVIGMQLMFNLMRMIKEETNEQLSLLGIVPNKFTRQTKVPKTRLKELKETYPNAPLLTTIPQSVALEKAQSQGLSIFEFDGDGRAAKAFLKLANEVINLVERR, from the coding sequence ATGGCAGTGGTAGTTAGCATAGCTAATCAGAAAGGGGGAGTTGGTAAGACCACGCTCACATTAAACCTTGGGCATGCTTTAGCGAATAGAGGAAAAAGAGTTCTCTTGATCGATGTGGATCCGCAGTTCAACTTAACCTTTGGCTTAGTTAGCTTGGATGTCCTCAAATATGAAAACAGCAACGTGGGGACTCTTTTAACCAAGGAGAGTGAAGTTACAGAGACCATAATTGAGGTCAAGGAGAATCTCCACTTGATACCCTCTCATCTAAACCTATCCCAAAAGGAGATTGAAATCATAAACTCCTACAACCGAGAACGGAGGCTGGAAAAAGCGCTAAAACCAATATTGCCCGATTATGACTATGTGCTGATTGACAATCCTCCAAGTATGGGAATATTTTTGGTAAATTCCCTAACGACTTCTGATTACGTTTTAATCCCTCTAGAGCTGAGCTATTTTGGAGTTATTGGAATGCAGCTCATGTTCAACTTAATGAGGATGATAAAAGAGGAAACGAATGAACAGCTCTCCCTTTTAGGAATAGTTCCAAACAAGTTTACGAGGCAGACTAAAGTTCCAAAGACGCGCTTAAAGGAGCTTAAAGAGACTTATCCAAATGCTCCGCTTTTGACGACAATTCCTCAATCAGTGGCATTAGAGAAGGCGCAGTCTCAAGGATTAAGCATATTTGAGTTTGATGGAGATGGGAGGGCTGCAAAAGCATTTTTAAAATTAGCCAATGAGGTGATTAATCTTGTCGAGAGAAGGTAA
- a CDS encoding adenylyltransferase/cytidyltransferase family protein, translated as MGENKKIRVVVGGVFDILHVGHIHFLTQAKKLGDELIVIVAHDETVKRRKGRMPINSMHDRAELLRALRVVDDVVIGEPGYFSFELVKKLAPDVIALGPDQEFDVLRLKEELKKRGINAEIVRIPFSYKSDVAKTSKIIKRIVEYFCE; from the coding sequence ATGGGGGAGAACAAAAAAATCCGCGTTGTAGTGGGAGGTGTCTTCGACATCCTCCACGTTGGCCACATCCACTTTTTAACCCAAGCTAAAAAGCTTGGTGATGAGCTGATTGTTATAGTGGCACATGACGAGACTGTGAAGCGCAGGAAAGGAAGGATGCCAATAAACTCAATGCATGATAGGGCTGAGCTTTTGAGGGCTTTAAGGGTAGTGGATGATGTTGTTATAGGAGAGCCGGGCTACTTTAGCTTTGAGCTCGTAAAAAAGCTAGCCCCAGATGTAATAGCCCTTGGGCCGGATCAAGAGTTTGACGTTCTTAGGCTTAAAGAAGAGCTCAAAAAGCGCGGCATTAATGCTGAAATCGTTAGGATACCCTTCTCATATAAAAGCGATGTTGCGAAGACCAGCAAAATAATAAAAAGGATTGTAGAGTACTTCTGCGAGTAG
- a CDS encoding RNA-binding protein, with product MELKSRRFLSKKDVKNIIREMGEIFGEDVAQRLIKKKDNVEIAEIDKKTQIVLVNGKARFIKREGLIFPLVAALYELSNEEDLRTWKRRVVVDAGAVPFVLGGADVMAPGITDADEEIKEGDFVFVVEEDFGRPLAIGIALMDGKEMVEKKKGKAVKNIHHAKDKIWELTV from the coding sequence ATGGAGCTTAAAAGCAGGCGGTTCCTGAGCAAAAAAGATGTCAAAAATATAATAAGAGAGATGGGAGAAATTTTTGGAGAAGATGTCGCTCAAAGGCTTATAAAAAAGAAGGACAATGTTGAAATTGCGGAGATTGATAAGAAAACTCAAATAGTGCTGGTAAACGGAAAGGCTCGGTTCATAAAGAGGGAGGGGTTAATATTCCCTCTAGTGGCAGCGCTCTATGAGCTCTCCAATGAGGAGGATTTAAGGACTTGGAAGAGACGGGTAGTAGTTGATGCCGGAGCAGTTCCATTCGTTTTGGGCGGTGCTGATGTTATGGCGCCCGGAATAACCGATGCCGATGAGGAGATAAAAGAAGGAGACTTTGTTTTCGTTGTGGAAGAGGATTTTGGAAGGCCCCTAGCAATTGGGATTGCTCTAATGGACGGAAAAGAGATGGTAGAGAAGAAAAAAGGGAAGGCCGTTAAAAATATCCACCATGCTAAAGACAAGATTTGGGAGCTTACCGTTTGA
- the pyrF gene encoding orotidine-5'-phosphate decarboxylase: protein MSRLILALDVYEREDALRIAEEVRDYLWAIKVNWPLILGSGISIISELKERTGLPIIADFKVADIPNTNRLIAKKTFEAGADYLIAHGFVGRDSIKAIQEEGEVIIVVEMSHPGAKEFIQPTVDKLIELANEIKPFGIIAPATRPERVRYIREKVDKDIKILTPGVGAQGGSAVETLKAGADYIIVGRAIYKSKNPRESAKKIWEEIENGA, encoded by the coding sequence ATGAGCCGCTTAATTTTAGCGCTGGACGTGTATGAGAGGGAAGACGCTCTAAGAATAGCCGAAGAAGTTAGGGACTACCTTTGGGCGATAAAGGTTAATTGGCCTTTGATTTTAGGAAGCGGCATATCAATCATAAGTGAGCTTAAAGAGAGAACTGGACTCCCAATCATAGCCGATTTTAAGGTGGCAGACATACCAAATACAAACAGACTCATAGCCAAGAAAACCTTTGAAGCCGGTGCCGACTACCTAATTGCCCATGGCTTTGTGGGCAGAGACAGTATTAAGGCAATTCAAGAGGAAGGAGAAGTAATCATTGTGGTTGAGATGAGCCACCCGGGAGCAAAGGAGTTCATACAGCCCACAGTGGATAAGCTCATAGAGCTAGCTAACGAGATTAAGCCTTTTGGCATTATCGCTCCGGCAACAAGGCCCGAGAGAGTTAGATACATACGAGAAAAGGTAGATAAAGATATAAAAATCCTCACCCCAGGAGTTGGGGCACAAGGTGGAAGTGCGGTGGAAACTTTAAAAGCGGGTGCAGACTATATAATCGTCGGGAGAGCCATATATAAGAGCAAAAACCCTAGAGAGAGTGCAAAAAAGATCTGGGAGGAGATAGAGAATGGAGCTTAA
- a CDS encoding DUF4443 domain-containing protein — protein sequence MSWKRGAYPEFGLEDVVAAVFLLKDAKGRKQISEELNLGEGSVRTLLKKLSHLELIESKQKGHYLSEKGLKKLKEINSLFSEPKEIEKIEGMPAYALLIHNPPEFKSIDLRDEAIRFFAKGAMILVYEKGQIIFPEDGRPLKDTLPEIAQDLENLELKEGDLIVITWAPQKAHALKSAIHVALFLKKGELPRDILEVVE from the coding sequence ATGAGCTGGAAAAGGGGAGCTTATCCAGAGTTTGGCCTTGAAGATGTTGTGGCGGCGGTTTTTCTACTAAAAGATGCAAAAGGAAGAAAACAAATTTCTGAAGAGCTTAATCTAGGCGAGGGGAGTGTTAGGACACTTTTGAAGAAATTATCCCATCTCGAATTAATCGAATCAAAACAAAAAGGACATTACCTAAGTGAAAAAGGTCTAAAAAAGCTTAAAGAGATTAACTCCCTGTTCTCTGAGCCAAAAGAAATTGAAAAAATTGAAGGGATGCCTGCGTATGCTTTACTCATCCACAACCCGCCGGAATTCAAAAGCATTGATCTTAGAGACGAGGCAATAAGGTTCTTCGCAAAAGGAGCCATGATTTTGGTTTATGAGAAAGGGCAGATAATATTTCCAGAAGATGGTAGGCCTCTAAAGGACACCCTCCCGGAAATAGCGCAAGATTTAGAGAATTTAGAGCTAAAAGAAGGAGACTTAATAGTTATCACATGGGCACCTCAAAAAGCCCACGCACTGAAGAGTGCCATCCACGTCGCACTTTTCCTAAAGAAAGGAGAATTGCCGAGGGATATCCTAGAGGTGGTTGAATGA
- the topA gene encoding DNA topoisomerase I — protein sequence MTTLIIAEKPNVARKIAYALAEGKPIKKSLNKVPYYELTRDGERIIVAPAVGHLFTLAPKAKTWGYPIFDIHWVPVYEAEKGKSYARDYVKTLAQLAKQASEFVIACDYDTEGEVIGYTALKYACGIDPSKAKRMKFSALTKKDLLKAWYNLEPTINFGMADAGIARHVLDWYWGVNLSRALSSALRRASGKWMVLSTGRVQGPTLKFLVEREKEIANFKPTPYWVIKMLLEKNGEKLTANYEKEKIFDENEAKRIVEEAKKGPAFVEAIEVKQQKRNPPHPFDLGTLQREAYSAFGYSPKKTLEIAQKLYERGLTSYPRTSSQKLPKNLNFRNILQSLAKLPEYKPFAHELLGKERLKPVEGKKDDPAHPAIYPTGELPKHGELTKDEQNIYDLVVRRFLALFMEPALRESMKVVINSNNHRFILSGARTLKEGWLKVYGRYVKFDEVILPPFKDGEPVKVLQIKREKKKTKPPARYSPASVIKKMEDLGIGTKATRAQILETLYNRGYIEGKKKIKVTPLGMKVVEALENSVPSIVSVELTRSFEEKMEEIMARRMDKDRVIEDAKEQLTKILAEFKAKELDIGRALLEKLIGGETKKSTAKRSTGKEKEISPEEQDEIKKAVEREEKSKKHLVVGKCPKCGGDLVVRYNRRTGKRFVGCSSWPECNVTYPLLQRGEIIPTGKVCPECGNAPIVKIKEGNREYEVCLNMNCNRKRWQRGAK from the coding sequence ATGACAACGCTTATAATTGCCGAGAAGCCCAACGTAGCGAGAAAAATTGCCTATGCATTGGCAGAAGGAAAACCTATCAAGAAAAGCTTGAATAAAGTCCCATATTATGAGCTAACGCGGGATGGGGAGAGGATAATAGTTGCTCCTGCTGTTGGCCACTTATTCACCCTCGCTCCAAAAGCTAAGACGTGGGGCTATCCAATCTTTGATATCCACTGGGTGCCAGTCTATGAGGCCGAAAAAGGCAAGAGCTATGCTAGAGACTACGTTAAAACTTTAGCTCAGCTGGCCAAGCAAGCGAGCGAGTTCGTTATAGCATGTGACTATGATACAGAGGGAGAAGTTATAGGTTATACAGCCTTAAAATACGCCTGCGGGATTGATCCTTCAAAAGCAAAGAGAATGAAGTTCTCTGCTTTGACTAAAAAAGACCTTTTAAAGGCTTGGTACAACCTTGAACCAACGATAAACTTTGGAATGGCTGATGCGGGAATAGCGAGACATGTTTTGGACTGGTACTGGGGAGTTAATTTGTCGAGGGCCTTAAGCTCCGCATTGAGAAGGGCGAGCGGAAAGTGGATGGTTCTTTCAACTGGAAGGGTTCAAGGCCCAACGCTTAAGTTTCTAGTTGAGAGGGAGAAAGAGATTGCAAACTTTAAGCCCACACCATATTGGGTTATTAAAATGCTCCTCGAAAAGAACGGGGAAAAACTGACTGCGAATTATGAAAAAGAGAAAATCTTTGATGAGAATGAGGCAAAACGAATAGTGGAAGAGGCCAAAAAAGGCCCAGCCTTTGTTGAGGCGATTGAAGTAAAGCAGCAGAAGAGGAATCCCCCTCATCCCTTCGATTTGGGAACGCTTCAAAGAGAAGCATACTCGGCATTTGGCTATTCACCTAAGAAAACGCTTGAAATCGCGCAGAAGCTGTATGAGCGCGGATTGACGAGCTATCCAAGAACCTCCTCCCAAAAGCTTCCAAAGAACTTAAACTTTAGAAACATACTCCAAAGCCTTGCGAAGCTTCCGGAGTACAAGCCCTTTGCTCATGAGCTTTTGGGAAAGGAGAGACTTAAACCCGTCGAGGGCAAAAAGGACGACCCTGCTCATCCAGCAATCTATCCGACGGGAGAACTTCCAAAACACGGGGAGCTCACCAAGGACGAGCAGAACATCTACGACCTCGTGGTGAGACGTTTTCTGGCCCTCTTCATGGAGCCCGCCCTCAGGGAGAGCATGAAGGTGGTGATAAACTCAAACAACCACCGCTTTATCCTGAGCGGAGCGAGGACGCTAAAGGAGGGCTGGCTCAAGGTTTATGGCAGGTATGTGAAGTTCGATGAAGTAATTTTACCCCCGTTTAAAGATGGCGAGCCGGTTAAAGTCCTCCAGATTAAGCGTGAGAAAAAGAAGACCAAGCCTCCAGCGCGCTATTCTCCAGCCAGCGTAATCAAGAAGATGGAAGATTTAGGTATTGGGACAAAAGCCACACGTGCCCAAATCTTGGAGACGCTCTACAACCGCGGGTATATCGAAGGGAAAAAAAAGATCAAGGTCACACCGCTGGGAATGAAAGTCGTTGAGGCCTTAGAAAATAGCGTGCCCAGCATAGTGAGTGTTGAGCTGACGAGGAGCTTTGAGGAAAAGATGGAAGAGATTATGGCACGCAGAATGGACAAGGATAGAGTAATTGAGGACGCAAAAGAGCAGCTGACCAAGATTTTAGCGGAGTTTAAAGCTAAGGAACTTGATATAGGGAGGGCACTTTTGGAAAAGCTCATTGGAGGAGAGACCAAAAAGAGTACTGCAAAGCGGAGCACGGGCAAAGAAAAGGAGATAAGCCCAGAAGAGCAGGATGAGATAAAGAAAGCCGTTGAGAGGGAAGAGAAGAGTAAAAAGCACCTTGTAGTTGGAAAGTGCCCTAAGTGCGGCGGCGACCTAGTAGTCCGCTACAACAGAAGGACAGGGAAGAGGTTTGTGGGCTGCTCCAGCTGGCCGGAGTGTAATGTAACTTATCCACTCCTTCAACGGGGCGAGATAATCCCGACGGGTAAAGTGTGTCCCGAATGTGGAAATGCACCTATAGTCAAGATTAAGGAAGGAAACCGCGAGTATGAGGTCTGCCTTAATATGAACTGCAACAGGAAGAGATGGCAAAGAGGAGCTAAATGA
- a CDS encoding ADP-dependent ribose-1-phosphate kinase, with amino-acid sequence MFDVVGIGNLNYDIIMLVDRFPEFHEKLPAKNAFFGLGGAAANTISWLARMGLKTGFIGAVGSDEIGEAHISYFKRIGVDTSRIKVVEGYSGVAVAMIKGEDKRIVKFSGANTSRELDFEYLAKARHIHLSSNPQKLIINAVNFAYENGISVSLDIGEAKLPESIEEKITYLLMNEDEFKRKFGSLEHISDVKAKNIIVTLNGGGALIRNEKGDVCRTPRLHAEVVDTTGAGDSFDAGIIYGILKGWSLEKAALLGTLLAYLTVQKVGARSAIVPLEEIKMAAKKLGLELPFE; translated from the coding sequence ATGTTTGATGTTGTGGGAATTGGAAACTTGAACTACGATATCATTATGCTTGTTGATAGATTTCCTGAATTCCATGAAAAACTCCCTGCAAAAAACGCTTTCTTTGGATTGGGTGGTGCTGCAGCCAATACGATCTCATGGCTCGCACGGATGGGTTTAAAGACGGGTTTTATTGGAGCTGTTGGGAGTGATGAAATAGGAGAGGCACATATAAGCTACTTCAAGAGAATAGGGGTTGACACGTCGAGAATAAAAGTCGTTGAAGGCTATTCTGGAGTAGCGGTGGCAATGATAAAAGGAGAAGATAAGAGGATAGTGAAGTTCAGCGGTGCGAACACTTCTAGAGAGCTCGACTTTGAGTATTTAGCAAAAGCAAGGCACATCCATCTCTCATCGAATCCACAAAAGCTGATCATTAATGCTGTTAACTTTGCTTATGAGAACGGAATAAGCGTCTCTCTTGACATAGGTGAGGCGAAGCTTCCAGAGAGCATAGAAGAAAAGATAACATACCTTTTGATGAACGAGGACGAGTTCAAGCGCAAATTTGGGAGCTTAGAGCACATAAGTGATGTAAAGGCAAAGAACATTATAGTCACACTCAATGGTGGGGGAGCATTAATTAGGAACGAGAAAGGAGATGTGTGCAGAACCCCGAGGCTTCATGCTGAAGTAGTGGACACTACAGGAGCAGGAGATTCATTCGATGCTGGCATAATCTATGGCATTCTAAAGGGGTGGAGCCTTGAGAAAGCTGCTTTGTTGGGAACACTGCTGGCTTATCTCACGGTTCAAAAAGTAGGTGCTCGGAGTGCGATAGTGCCACTGGAAGAGATAAAGATGGCTGCAAAAAAACTAGGGCTTGAGCTTCCCTTTGAATAA
- a CDS encoding PfkB family carbohydrate kinase → MKVLVIGHLTKDVIIKGSERFERVGGGVYYSALALVTFGEVSILTKIGEDFPKEKLYELENCGIKVIALPSKQTTTYELRYLNEGERVLKLLARGEEMKPEELPELGGFDVVLANPVAGEIPKETLEILKNGELALDLQGIVREFKDGVRIGKIDSEVLRGVKILHADINEILSLGSFEKAIQILKENVEVALISNGGERGIAIKKGQIYAYYPPRTKIKDATGAGDTFLAAFTYFYRECPFIQALKMANAFTALFLERRSYDFSMEEVSKKAMEVRVERV, encoded by the coding sequence ATGAAAGTCTTAGTAATCGGGCACTTAACAAAGGACGTCATCATAAAAGGGAGCGAGCGCTTTGAAAGAGTCGGAGGCGGCGTGTATTACTCTGCTTTAGCACTGGTCACATTTGGAGAAGTTAGCATTTTAACGAAAATTGGTGAAGACTTCCCAAAAGAAAAACTCTATGAACTGGAAAACTGTGGAATAAAAGTGATTGCACTTCCTTCAAAACAAACAACCACTTATGAGCTTAGATATCTAAACGAGGGCGAAAGAGTGCTGAAGCTTTTAGCGAGAGGCGAGGAGATGAAGCCAGAGGAGCTGCCCGAGTTGGGGGGCTTTGATGTAGTTTTAGCAAACCCTGTTGCGGGGGAAATTCCAAAAGAGACGCTGGAAATTTTAAAGAATGGAGAGCTAGCTTTGGACTTGCAGGGCATTGTCAGGGAGTTCAAAGATGGGGTAAGGATAGGAAAAATCGATAGCGAGGTTTTAAGAGGCGTTAAAATTCTCCATGCGGATATAAATGAAATCCTGTCTTTAGGGAGCTTTGAAAAGGCTATTCAAATTTTGAAGGAGAACGTAGAAGTTGCCTTGATTTCCAATGGTGGGGAGAGAGGGATTGCAATTAAAAAGGGACAAATTTATGCTTACTACCCGCCGAGAACTAAGATTAAAGATGCCACAGGAGCAGGGGATACATTTTTAGCGGCGTTTACATATTTTTACAGAGAATGTCCTTTCATCCAAGCACTTAAGATGGCAAATGCCTTTACAGCACTATTTCTTGAGAGGCGGAGCTATGACTTTTCAATGGAAGAAGTGTCAAAGAAGGCCATGGAAGTTAGGGTTGAGAGGGTTTAG
- a CDS encoding 7-carboxy-7-deazaguanine synthase QueE yields the protein MFLAEIFNSWQGEGGSVEGSAFGRRQIFVRFAGCDIRCEWCDSSAFLIASQVPKYRYEVEPFSGKFAYKENPAKLDDVVDIILKLDTGDIHSISYTGGEPTLQTNDLQALMERMREIGFKNFLETNGSQPEKIAQIAHLTDYASVDIKDETAKATKDWRDLVLREVESIKIFREAGAKTYAKLVVTKETKVENVRWYAELLNGLAPLAIQPREPIDISQERLMELYNTAAKVMGRENVGLSFQVHKYLNVL from the coding sequence TTGTTTTTGGCGGAGATATTTAATAGTTGGCAGGGTGAGGGAGGAAGCGTTGAAGGCTCAGCCTTTGGAAGGAGGCAAATTTTTGTAAGGTTTGCGGGTTGTGACATTAGGTGTGAGTGGTGTGACAGCAGCGCTTTTCTAATCGCTTCTCAAGTTCCAAAATACCGCTATGAGGTAGAACCCTTCTCTGGAAAGTTTGCTTACAAAGAAAACCCTGCAAAGCTTGATGACGTAGTGGATATAATTTTGAAGCTCGACACTGGTGATATACACTCCATAAGCTACACAGGAGGCGAGCCAACTTTACAAACCAATGACTTACAAGCATTGATGGAGCGAATGAGGGAAATCGGCTTCAAGAACTTTTTAGAGACCAACGGCTCTCAGCCAGAGAAGATAGCACAAATTGCCCATCTCACTGACTACGCGAGCGTTGATATAAAGGATGAGACGGCTAAAGCGACAAAAGATTGGCGCGACCTCGTTTTGAGAGAAGTTGAGAGCATCAAAATCTTCCGGGAAGCAGGAGCAAAGACTTATGCAAAGCTTGTCGTTACAAAGGAGACAAAAGTGGAAAACGTTAGATGGTATGCCGAGCTTTTGAATGGGTTAGCTCCTTTGGCAATACAACCGAGAGAGCCGATTGACATCTCTCAAGAGAGGCTCATGGAGCTCTACAACACGGCAGCAAAGGTTATGGGAAGGGAAAACGTTGGACTGAGCTTTCAGGTGCATAAGTACTTGAATGTCCTATAG
- a CDS encoding GTP cyclohydrolase IV: MQIFETQEERPTIREKLHRVGITNLRTVAKINWKGKTYTFIPNFEIAIDVPEEKKGIHMSRLVESITETMSEAVEEEVIQPHTSLEELELAIIKRLEKKHPHKRAEVWIKTQLILERETPASKRKSLESYDVEVGVIKEPEKVEKVLRVKVIGNTACPHAMANNQGKTHIQRAVAMLEIRTDYDEGIALEDMIEVVEGSFSSPTYTLLKTIDENAVVQRMYENPKFVEDVAREIIFKAKQRFKGKIHVKVVSHESIHKHDVIAETWYV, from the coding sequence ATGCAAATTTTTGAAACCCAAGAAGAGAGGCCCACGATTAGAGAGAAGCTTCACAGAGTGGGAATTACCAATTTAAGGACGGTAGCGAAGATAAACTGGAAGGGGAAGACTTACACGTTTATTCCAAATTTCGAGATAGCTATAGACGTTCCTGAGGAGAAGAAAGGCATACACATGAGCAGATTAGTTGAGAGCATAACCGAAACGATGAGTGAGGCAGTGGAGGAAGAGGTAATACAACCGCACACTTCTCTTGAGGAGCTTGAACTGGCAATAATAAAGCGCTTGGAGAAAAAACATCCACACAAGAGGGCGGAGGTTTGGATAAAGACCCAGCTAATTCTTGAAAGAGAAACTCCAGCGAGCAAGCGCAAATCTTTGGAGTCATATGACGTCGAGGTCGGCGTTATAAAGGAACCCGAAAAGGTGGAAAAGGTTCTCAGAGTGAAGGTCATAGGGAACACCGCCTGTCCACACGCGATGGCAAATAACCAGGGGAAAACCCACATCCAGAGGGCAGTTGCAATGCTTGAGATTAGAACGGACTACGACGAAGGAATCGCCTTAGAGGATATGATTGAGGTCGTTGAAGGCTCATTTAGCTCTCCTACTTACACACTCCTAAAAACTATTGACGAAAACGCTGTTGTACAGAGAATGTATGAAAATCCGAAGTTCGTAGAGGATGTTGCCAGGGAGATAATCTTCAAGGCAAAGCAGCGCTTTAAGGGCAAAATCCATGTTAAAGTCGTAAGCCATGAGAGCATACACAAGCACGATGTAATAGCTGAAACTTGGTATGTTTGA